In Anaerolineales bacterium, a genomic segment contains:
- a CDS encoding DNA double-strand break repair nuclease NurA — MALPFEKIEPQVAQMGLEVADQRSSILEQTETAFDLLMKATDLNEIWERILLARHNDAGFRGAAPMDEPLNRPIDLCPAPDLATIYAADGSQIYPDQHAPAPYWLTNIGVFIYHHGTDRLPEIVVEPQLYYREEDIRDSEGRLISSGAINARRTVYEMQTLAKVAIRKGDDATPRIALYDGPLIGMPMGKDIPNAGMLTMDYHEAMDFLFDEGVALTGYVDRPSSRFLVYTLYLMTLTEDEVTRLNVSVPLLENITDSDLYARLLPPGSRSGLMIQQSPLNKEYKERHGDHQEIVFFYLNAASTGQAPYIVRVELPMWVARNKPLVNAVQSILHRQCQITDRYPYALTRADEIAVVQPAEKRYLDDMIAVALLKNRQRLEMSQKLSSKHLARYGRRHHEGV, encoded by the coding sequence ATGGCACTCCCTTTTGAGAAGATTGAACCGCAAGTCGCGCAAATGGGCTTGGAAGTTGCCGATCAGCGCAGCAGCATTTTGGAGCAGACCGAAACTGCCTTTGATCTGCTGATGAAGGCAACTGATCTGAATGAAATTTGGGAGCGCATCTTACTCGCCCGTCACAATGACGCCGGGTTTCGCGGCGCTGCGCCAATGGATGAGCCGCTGAATAGACCGATTGACCTTTGCCCCGCGCCAGATTTGGCAACGATCTACGCGGCGGATGGTTCGCAAATCTACCCCGACCAACACGCGCCCGCCCCTTACTGGCTAACGAATATTGGTGTGTTCATCTATCATCACGGCACGGATCGCCTGCCGGAGATCGTGGTTGAGCCGCAGTTGTACTACCGCGAGGAAGACATCCGTGACAGCGAGGGGCGCTTGATCAGCAGTGGGGCAATCAATGCGCGGCGAACGGTCTATGAAATGCAAACCCTTGCCAAAGTCGCCATCCGTAAAGGGGACGACGCCACGCCGCGTATCGCGCTTTATGACGGACCCCTGATCGGAATGCCGATGGGGAAAGATATTCCGAACGCGGGCATGTTGACGATGGACTACCACGAGGCGATGGATTTCCTCTTTGATGAGGGTGTTGCCCTGACCGGCTATGTGGATCGCCCCTCCAGCCGCTTCCTTGTCTATACGCTTTACCTGATGACCCTCACCGAAGACGAAGTAACCCGCCTGAACGTCAGCGTTCCGCTTTTGGAGAACATCACCGACAGCGATCTCTATGCCCGCCTGCTGCCCCCTGGGAGTCGCTCTGGGCTGATGATTCAGCAAAGTCCGCTGAACAAAGAATACAAAGAACGGCATGGCGACCATCAAGAGATCGTCTTTTTCTATCTAAACGCCGCCTCAACCGGACAAGCCCCCTACATTGTGCGGGTGGAACTGCCCATGTGGGTGGCACGTAACAAGCCGCTGGTCAACGCCGTGCAGTCCATCCTTCACCGCCAGTGCCAGATCACAGATCGTTATCCCTATGCGTTAACCCGTGCCGATGAAATCGCTGTGGTGCAGCCCGCCGAGAAGCGTTATCTTGACGACATGATTGCAGTAGCGCTCTTGAAAAATCGGCAGCGGTTGGAAATGTCTCAAAAATTGAGCAGCAAACACCTTGCTCGCTATGGTCGCCGCCACCATGAAGGGGTTTAA
- a CDS encoding GNAT family N-acetyltransferase, with amino-acid sequence MAMTQMHFHRNWIALFEAIANEIEGAYCWRDAGVFYGITGMDTSVFNVAILEDRQPLTAGRLERIGVQMMNIPLPYSIQFCHHLRQPQSDLAILERGHYLNLFIDPLRWHGGALPVIPTPEIRVRSLEMGASTEDYTRVVITAFDLMNEAKSFLDLMLRLRNGYHVVAYLEGEPVGTGTVMLCGGVAGVYNVAAMPGVRRRGVGRAIMTALHAEALRCGYPGTALASSTLGIGLYAALGYQDDGYQLAYEIRS; translated from the coding sequence GTGGCTATGACACAGATGCACTTTCACCGAAACTGGATAGCCCTCTTTGAGGCAATCGCCAACGAGATTGAGGGGGCATATTGCTGGCGCGATGCCGGCGTTTTTTACGGCATCACTGGCATGGATACCTCTGTCTTTAATGTCGCCATTTTGGAGGATCGCCAACCGCTGACAGCAGGGCGGTTGGAGCGGATTGGCGTGCAGATGATGAACATCCCCTTACCTTACTCGATTCAGTTTTGCCACCACCTTCGCCAGCCGCAGTCCGATCTTGCCATTCTGGAGCGTGGGCATTACCTCAATTTGTTCATCGATCCGCTGCGTTGGCATGGTGGGGCGCTGCCCGTTATTCCTACACCAGAGATCAGGGTGCGCAGTCTGGAAATGGGGGCAAGCACAGAGGATTACACCCGCGTGGTGATTACCGCCTTTGATTTGATGAACGAGGCGAAATCCTTTCTCGACCTGATGCTGCGCCTGCGGAATGGCTATCATGTGGTCGCTTACCTAGAGGGTGAGCCTGTAGGAACGGGAACGGTCATGCTGTGTGGGGGCGTTGCCGGCGTCTATAATGTGGCGGCAATGCCCGGAGTGCGACGGCGCGGCGTGGGTCGGGCAATTATGACCGCACTCCATGCCGAGGCGCTCCGCTGTGGCTATCCGGGGACGGCGTTGGCGTCCTCCACCTTGGGCATCGGCTTGTATGCCGCGTTGGGCTATCAGGACGACGGCTATCAGCTTGCCTACGAGATCAGAAGCTAA
- a CDS encoding aminopeptidase P family protein: MMDSSVQIEKIHQALAILKEKDVDVWLTFVRETSHNADPALPLISPADVTWHSAFILTKTGRKVVIVGRYEVENFKRMNVWDEVIGYDKSIQPALLEVLEKIAPRQIAVNYSESDTAADGLSHGMYLTLQRYFAGKGWELISAEGVLNALRGRKTAAEIARIRAAVAMTDEIVDQITEFLRPGLSEQQIYEFVHNEYKQRGVIASWDAAYCPTVTVGPESPVGHVSASEHYVTQAGHLVRIDQGVVLNDYISDIQRVWYLQPAGESAVPQPVRHAFESVRAAIEAARAVLKPGVEGWVVDDAARTTITAAGYPEYQHAVGHGIGRTVHDGATLLGPKWERYGQTPYGVVEVGNCFTLELGVSVAGYGLVSLEEDVVVTETGAEYLHEPQRDLIIVPC, encoded by the coding sequence ATGATGGATTCCTCTGTTCAAATTGAAAAAATTCACCAAGCCCTTGCTATCCTGAAGGAAAAAGATGTTGATGTCTGGTTGACTTTTGTTCGCGAGACAAGCCACAATGCCGACCCCGCCCTCCCGCTGATCTCCCCCGCCGATGTCACCTGGCACTCTGCTTTCATCTTGACGAAAACGGGGCGAAAGGTCGTCATTGTTGGGCGCTATGAGGTCGAAAATTTTAAGCGCATGAATGTTTGGGACGAGGTGATCGGTTACGACAAGAGCATCCAACCCGCCTTGCTAGAGGTACTGGAAAAAATTGCCCCCCGTCAGATCGCCGTGAACTATTCGGAGAGCGATACCGCCGCTGATGGGCTTTCGCACGGGATGTACCTCACCTTGCAGCGCTATTTTGCTGGAAAAGGGTGGGAATTGATCTCGGCGGAAGGGGTTTTGAATGCCTTGCGTGGGCGCAAAACTGCTGCCGAGATCGCCCGCATCCGTGCGGCGGTGGCAATGACCGATGAAATTGTCGATCAGATCACCGAATTTTTGCGTCCAGGTCTGAGCGAGCAGCAGATTTACGAATTCGTCCATAACGAATATAAACAGCGCGGCGTGATCGCCTCGTGGGATGCTGCCTACTGCCCAACGGTGACGGTGGGTCCGGAGTCTCCGGTGGGGCATGTCTCTGCCTCCGAGCACTATGTGACGCAAGCAGGTCACCTTGTGCGCATCGATCAGGGCGTTGTGCTGAACGATTACATCTCCGACATTCAGCGTGTGTGGTATTTACAGCCCGCCGGGGAAAGCGCCGTTCCACAGCCCGTCCGCCATGCCTTCGAGTCCGTCCGGGCGGCTATTGAAGCCGCCCGTGCTGTGCTGAAACCCGGTGTTGAAGGGTGGGTGGTTGATGATGCCGCCCGCACGACGATCACCGCAGCGGGCTACCCTGAATACCAGCACGCCGTTGGGCATGGCATTGGACGGACGGTGCATGATGGGGCAACGCTCTTGGGTCCAAAATGGGAACGCTATGGGCAAACCCCCTATGGGGTGGTGGAGGTTGGCAATTGTTTCACATTGGAATTAGGCGTCAGTGTGGCGGGCTATGGCTTGGTCAGCCTAGAGGAAGATGTTGTCGTCACCGAGACAGGGGCAGAGTACCTTCACGAACCACAGCGTGACTTGATCATTGTTCCGTGTTAG
- the panB gene encoding 3-methyl-2-oxobutanoate hydroxymethyltransferase: MRTTLYDIQKMKAERTPIPVLTAYDATTARIAETAGIPLILVGDSLGMVVQGNETPISVTLEEMIYHGRVVVRTTKKPLIVVDLPFMTYKISAEQALASAARVMQETGAGGVKLEGGLEVAPTVYRIVQSGIPVIAHVGLTPQSYHQQGGWRVQGREATAANALLEAAKALEAAGAFAIVLEMIPITVAKVISETLHIPTIGIGAGMHTDGQVQVFHDLVGLSERTPKHAQHFGEAGEVMVRALRGYAEAVQGRTFPTEANAAELSDAAKQAFEDSLNG; the protein is encoded by the coding sequence ATGCGCACAACCCTTTACGACATTCAAAAAATGAAGGCAGAACGGACGCCAATCCCCGTCCTCACCGCCTATGACGCGACAACGGCGCGGATCGCAGAGACGGCGGGTATTCCCTTGATCCTTGTTGGGGATTCCTTGGGGATGGTGGTACAGGGCAACGAGACGCCAATCAGCGTCACCCTAGAGGAGATGATCTATCATGGGCGGGTTGTCGTCCGCACGACGAAAAAACCCCTCATCGTTGTTGATCTCCCCTTCATGACCTATAAAATCAGCGCTGAACAAGCCCTAGCGAGCGCCGCCCGCGTCATGCAAGAAACGGGCGCTGGCGGCGTGAAATTGGAAGGCGGGTTGGAGGTTGCCCCAACGGTTTATCGGATTGTCCAAAGCGGGATTCCGGTGATTGCCCATGTGGGACTGACGCCGCAAAGCTATCACCAGCAGGGCGGTTGGCGGGTGCAGGGGCGCGAGGCAACCGCCGCCAATGCCTTGTTGGAGGCGGCAAAGGCGCTGGAGGCGGCAGGGGCTTTCGCCATCGTCTTGGAGATGATCCCGATCACCGTCGCAAAGGTGATCAGCGAGACGCTTCACATCCCCACCATTGGCATTGGGGCGGGGATGCATACCGATGGACAAGTGCAGGTTTTTCACGATTTGGTTGGGCTTTCCGAACGGACGCCGAAACATGCGCAGCATTTTGGCGAGGCGGGTGAAGTGATGGTAAGAGCGCTGCGCGGCTATGCCGAGGCGGTGCAAGGGCGCACCTTCCCCACCGAGGCGAACGCCGCCGAACTGAGCGACGCCGCGAAACAGGCATTTGAGGACAGCTTAAACGGGTAA
- a CDS encoding amino acid ABC transporter ATP-binding protein, translating to MNTPERTPIIDVRNIHKRFRTPQGAVVHALNDVSLKVYTGEVIMIIGPSGSGKSTMLRCLNRLESFDSGSIVVDGTPLDTAHNINKVRAEIGMVFQSFNLFPHCTVLDNVSMAQRVVRRRNKKEAQVVSLELLKKVGIPEKANVYPGQLSGGQQQRVAIARSLAMNPKIMLFDEPTSALDPEMIKEVLDVMLDLAREGMTMVVVSHEMGFARAAATRAIFMDRGEIVEEGAPDTLFENPQTDRMKQFLSKILKH from the coding sequence ATGAATACACCAGAACGCACGCCGATTATTGATGTCAGAAATATCCACAAGCGCTTTCGCACGCCACAAGGGGCAGTGGTTCACGCCCTGAACGATGTGTCTTTGAAGGTCTACACGGGCGAAGTGATCATGATTATCGGACCGAGTGGGTCGGGTAAATCAACGATGCTGCGCTGTTTGAACCGCCTTGAATCGTTTGACAGCGGCTCGATTGTTGTGGATGGGACGCCGCTGGATACCGCCCACAACATCAACAAGGTACGGGCTGAGATTGGGATGGTCTTTCAAAGTTTCAATCTGTTCCCTCACTGCACTGTTTTGGATAACGTTTCGATGGCACAACGTGTCGTCCGCCGCCGAAATAAAAAAGAGGCGCAGGTGGTTAGTTTGGAACTGCTCAAAAAGGTTGGGATTCCCGAAAAGGCGAACGTTTATCCCGGTCAGCTTTCCGGCGGGCAGCAGCAGCGCGTTGCCATTGCCCGTTCGCTGGCGATGAACCCCAAAATTATGCTCTTTGATGAACCCACCAGCGCCCTTGACCCAGAGATGATCAAGGAAGTGCTTGATGTCATGCTTGACCTTGCCCGCGAAGGGATGACGATGGTCGTCGTCAGCCACGAGATGGGCTTTGCCCGTGCCGCCGCTACCCGTGCGATCTTCATGGATCGTGGTGAGATTGTGGAGGAAGGCGCACCGGATACGCTCTTTGAAAACCCACAAACAGACCGAATGAAGCAGTTCCTGAGCAAGATTTTGAAACATTAG
- a CDS encoding aldo/keto reductase — MDYRYMGKTGLRVSELCLGAMTFGREADETESFRLMDYFAAQGGNFIDTADVYTGGVSETIVGKWLANKVRDAWVIATKVRFTMGAGVNDVGLSRKHILAGVDASLKRLNTDYIDLYQVHCWDDGTPLEETLGTLHGLVQRGKVRYIGVSNYAGWQLQKAVDLSKANGWETFTCLQPLYNLLHRTLEWELLPVCRNEGIGIIPWSPLRGGWLSGKYKRGMSAPPQNTRVEDAEKHGWSESWRNLATERTWTILDELLAVSSEIGKSPAQVALRWLLQKPAVTAPIIGARRMDQLSDNMASVGWMLSAEHIERLDRVSEPEGVYPYDFIRRFLRGRVG, encoded by the coding sequence ATGGATTATCGCTATATGGGGAAAACCGGATTGCGCGTCAGCGAGCTTTGCTTGGGCGCAATGACCTTTGGGCGCGAGGCGGACGAGACGGAAAGTTTCCGGCTGATGGATTATTTCGCCGCGCAAGGGGGAAATTTTATTGATACCGCCGATGTGTACACGGGTGGCGTCTCGGAGACGATTGTCGGCAAGTGGTTAGCCAATAAAGTGCGCGATGCGTGGGTTATCGCCACGAAAGTTCGTTTTACGATGGGCGCGGGCGTGAATGATGTGGGGTTGAGCCGCAAACACATCCTTGCCGGTGTGGATGCCAGTCTAAAGCGGCTGAACACCGACTACATCGATCTGTACCAAGTTCACTGTTGGGATGATGGGACGCCCCTTGAGGAAACCCTCGGCACGCTGCACGGGTTGGTACAAAGGGGCAAGGTGCGCTATATCGGCGTCAGCAACTACGCCGGATGGCAGCTTCAAAAAGCCGTTGATTTGTCTAAGGCAAACGGATGGGAGACGTTCACCTGTTTGCAGCCGCTCTACAATTTGCTGCATCGCACGTTGGAATGGGAACTTCTGCCCGTCTGCCGGAATGAAGGGATCGGGATCATCCCCTGGTCGCCGCTGCGGGGTGGTTGGCTCAGCGGCAAATACAAGCGCGGCATGAGCGCCCCACCGCAAAATACCCGTGTTGAAGATGCTGAAAAACACGGCTGGAGCGAGTCTTGGCGCAACCTTGCCACCGAACGGACATGGACGATTCTAGACGAACTGCTGGCGGTCAGCAGCGAGATTGGGAAATCGCCCGCACAGGTGGCGCTCCGTTGGCTGCTGCAAAAACCTGCCGTCACTGCGCCAATCATCGGGGCGCGGCGGATGGATCAACTCAGTGACAACATGGCGTCTGTGGGCTGGATGCTCTCGGCGGAACACATAGAGCGCTTGGATCGCGTGAGCGAACCAGAGGGCGTCTATCCCTACGATTTTATCCGCCGCTTCTTGCGCGGAAGGGTGGGGTAA